Proteins from a genomic interval of Nasonia vitripennis strain AsymCx chromosome 3, Nvit_psr_1.1, whole genome shotgun sequence:
- the LOC103317436 gene encoding skin secretory protein xP2, whose translation MTITLPPLEKDNQPPPPNPLNVLNLLLSKLKAMETTDATGAGEVTEVDVELCNKIYFILNPSAAPPADEAAAAPPAEGEAPAEGGEAAAPAEGGEAAPAEGGEAAAPTEGGEAAPAEAAAAPTEGEPAAAADAPAPEAAPVVEAAA comes from the exons ATGACTATCACACTGCCACCTCTTGAAAAGGATAACC aacCACCACCACCAAATCCATTGAATGTACTCAACTTACTTCTCTCGAAACTTAAGGCGATGGAAACGACAGACGCTACAGGAGCAGGAGAAGTCACAGAAGTCGATGTAGAGCTCTGTAACAAgatttactttattttaaatcCAT CTGCAGCGCCACCCGCCGACGAGGCAGCAGCGGCACCACCGGCCGAAGGTGAAGCGCCAGCGGAAGGAGGCGAAGCCGCCGCACCAGCCGAGGGTGGCGAGGCAGCGCCGGCGGAAGGAGGCGAAGCCGCAGCACCGACCGAAGGTGGCGAGGCTGCTCCAGCGGAAGCTGCAGCCGCGCCAACGGAGGGCGAGCCGGCTGCCGCCGCCGATGCACCGGCGCCAGAGGCTGCGCCGGTCGTCGAAG CTGCTGCGTAA